The Blochmannia endosymbiont of Camponotus sp. genome includes a window with the following:
- the ureC gene encoding urease subunit alpha, which yields MNSVLSRHEYASLFGPTIGDSVRLADTELWIKVEKDFTVYGEEVKFGGGKVIRDGMGQGQMSSKDCVDLVLTNAIIIDYWGIVKADIGINNGRITGIGKSGNPDIQPDVTIFIGPGTDIIAAEGKIVTAGGIDSHVHFICPQQVEDGLCSGITTFIGGGTGPTTGSNATTCTPGPWFLSRMLQVADSLPVNIGFTGKGSASLPKALEEQIIAGAIGLKVHEDWGATPAAIDCCLNVADNFDVQVSIHTDTLNESGFVEDTLSAIKGRTIHAYHTEGAGGGHSPDIIRMCGCNNVLPSSTNPTMPYTINTIDEHLDMMMVCHNLNPNLPEDMAFSESRIRKETIAAEDILHDLGALSMISSDSQAMGRVGEVILRTWQTAHKMKLQRGSLSGDDKYNDNIRVKRYIAKYTINPAITHGISHEVGSIEIGKLADLVLWSPVFFGVKPELIIKGGMINSAIMGDPNASIPTSQPVHYRLMFGARGNARHATRMTFVSAVFYHSELINHLKLASLIGKAHKCRNIKKKHMINNSWQPIIEVDPQTYQVRANGELLTCEPAFSLPMSQRYFLF from the coding sequence ATGAATAGTGTATTATCCAGGCATGAGTATGCTTCTTTATTCGGACCGACTATAGGAGATTCGGTACGATTAGCTGATACTGAATTGTGGATAAAAGTAGAAAAAGATTTCACTGTGTATGGAGAAGAAGTAAAATTTGGAGGAGGAAAAGTTATACGAGATGGAATGGGTCAAGGACAAATGAGTAGTAAAGATTGTGTTGATTTGGTATTAACTAATGCAATAATTATTGATTATTGGGGTATAGTAAAAGCAGATATTGGTATAAATAATGGTCGTATAACGGGTATTGGTAAATCAGGAAATCCAGATATTCAGCCAGATGTAACAATATTTATTGGACCTGGTACTGATATAATAGCCGCAGAAGGTAAAATAGTTACTGCCGGAGGCATTGACTCTCATGTTCATTTTATTTGTCCTCAACAAGTAGAAGACGGGTTATGTTCTGGAATTACTACATTTATTGGAGGAGGTACTGGGCCAACAACAGGAAGCAATGCAACAACTTGTACTCCAGGTCCTTGGTTTTTATCTCGTATGTTGCAAGTAGCAGATTCCTTACCTGTTAATATCGGGTTTACTGGTAAAGGTAGCGCCTCTTTGCCTAAGGCTTTAGAAGAACAAATAATTGCTGGGGCTATTGGTTTAAAGGTTCATGAAGATTGGGGAGCAACCCCCGCAGCCATTGATTGTTGTTTAAATGTGGCCGATAATTTTGATGTTCAGGTTTCTATTCATACTGATACTTTAAACGAATCAGGATTTGTTGAAGATACTTTATCTGCAATTAAGGGTAGAACGATACATGCTTATCATACTGAAGGTGCAGGTGGTGGACATTCTCCAGATATCATACGTATGTGCGGATGTAATAATGTCTTACCATCATCTACTAATCCTACCATGCCTTATACTATTAATACAATAGATGAACATTTAGACATGATGATGGTTTGTCATAATCTTAATCCTAATCTGCCTGAAGATATGGCGTTTTCAGAGTCTAGAATTCGTAAAGAGACAATCGCTGCTGAAGATATTCTACATGATCTTGGAGCTTTGTCTATGATTTCTTCTGATTCTCAAGCTATGGGGCGAGTTGGAGAAGTTATTTTACGTACTTGGCAAACAGCTCATAAAATGAAGTTACAAAGAGGTTCATTATCGGGGGATGACAAATATAACGATAATATTCGTGTAAAACGGTATATTGCTAAATATACCATTAATCCAGCAATAACTCATGGTATTTCTCATGAGGTTGGTTCTATTGAAATAGGAAAGTTGGCAGATTTAGTATTATGGTCTCCTGTTTTTTTTGGAGTTAAACCAGAATTAATCATTAAAGGTGGTATGATTAATTCTGCAATTATGGGTGATCCTAATGCTTCTATACCCACTTCACAACCAGTGCATTATCGATTAATGTTTGGAGCACGTGGTAATGCAAGACATGCGACGCGTATGACATTTGTATCTGCAGTTTTTTATCATTCAGAATTAATAAATCACTTAAAGTTGGCTAGTTTAATTGGTAAAGCTCATAAGTGTAGAAATATTAAAAAGAAGCATATGATCAATAATTCTTGGCAACCAATTATTGAAGTAGATCCTCAGACTTATCAAGTACGTGCAAATGGAGAGTTATTAACTTGTGAACCTGCATTTTCATTACCTATGTCACAACGTTATTTTTTATTTTAG
- a CDS encoding urease subunit beta — protein MVPGELYISDGNIELNTGRQRALVTVVNCGDRPIQIGSHFHFYEVNTALKFDRVIARGFRLNIPSGTAIRFEPGQSRTVDLVKYAGVCKIYGFCKTIMGKLD, from the coding sequence ATGGTTCCAGGTGAATTATATATTTCTGATGGGAATATAGAGTTAAATACTGGACGACAGCGAGCGTTAGTAACTGTTGTTAATTGTGGGGATAGGCCTATACAGATTGGTTCCCATTTTCATTTTTATGAAGTTAATACTGCTTTAAAATTTGATCGAGTTATTGCTCGTGGTTTTCGTTTAAATATTCCATCTGGAACAGCTATTCGCTTTGAACCAGGGCAGTCTAGAACTGTAGATCTTGTAAAATATGCAGGTGTATGTAAAATTTATGGATTTTGTAAAACTATTATGGGTAAATTAGATTAA
- a CDS encoding urease subunit gamma: MKLLPREKDKLLLFTAALLAERRRNRGLKLNYPEAIALISSVILEGAREGKNVAELMDIGKNILTRDDVMVGVPEMITNVQVEATFTDGTKLVTIHDPII; the protein is encoded by the coding sequence ATGAAGCTATTACCCCGTGAAAAAGATAAATTATTATTATTTACGGCGGCGTTATTAGCAGAAAGACGCCGTAATCGAGGTTTGAAGTTAAATTATCCAGAAGCAATAGCATTAATTAGTTCTGTAATTTTAGAAGGAGCTCGTGAGGGAAAGAATGTTGCTGAATTAATGGATATAGGTAAGAATATATTAACTAGAGACGATGTTATGGTGGGAGTCCCTGAGATGATCACCAATGTACAAGTGGAAGCTACTTTTACTGATGGGACAAAATTAGTGACGATACACGATCCGATAATTTAA
- a CDS encoding urease accessory protein UreD, with product MNNKLSQNLIDGWLGELELNFALRKGTSVLTLSKHTGPFYVKKSFYSKNDNTPHVYLLHPPGGLVGGDKLTLDVKLESGSRALLTTPGSSKFYRSNGICAVQKHTFTLERNTALEWVPQSSIFFPKTKAKIDTTFIIEQGSRIISFEMLCFVNSSLGIYIYPEEVDVFLNICLSNSVGLQERLQINESNCIVKLGGFKISALLFAIPSDEKILDTVRKLITSVKHFQIGGATLLDNILVVRLLGNDNQCLKKILCRIWYAIRPFVIGREVTIPRIWST from the coding sequence ATGAATAATAAATTATCTCAGAATTTGATTGATGGTTGGTTAGGAGAGCTTGAATTAAATTTTGCTTTGCGCAAGGGGACCAGTGTGCTTACACTTAGTAAGCACACTGGTCCGTTTTATGTAAAGAAAAGTTTTTACTCGAAAAATGATAATACTCCACATGTATATTTATTGCATCCTCCTGGTGGTTTGGTTGGGGGAGATAAATTGACACTAGATGTTAAGTTGGAATCAGGAAGTAGAGCATTATTGACGACACCTGGTTCTTCTAAATTTTATCGTAGTAATGGTATCTGTGCAGTTCAGAAGCATACATTTACATTAGAGCGTAATACTGCTTTGGAATGGGTCCCTCAAAGCAGTATTTTTTTCCCCAAAACGAAAGCAAAAATAGATACTACTTTTATTATAGAACAAGGATCTAGAATTATATCATTTGAAATGTTATGTTTTGTAAATTCATCATTAGGTATTTATATTTATCCAGAAGAGGTAGATGTTTTTTTAAATATTTGTTTATCTAATTCTGTTGGTTTACAAGAAAGATTGCAGATTAATGAATCTAATTGTATTGTGAAATTAGGTGGATTTAAGATAAGTGCTTTACTTTTTGCTATTCCATCAGATGAAAAAATATTAGATACAGTGCGAAAACTTATTACATCGGTTAAACATTTTCAAATAGGAGGTGCTACATTATTAGATAATATTCTTGTAGTACGATTATTAGGTAATGATAATCAATGTTTAAAAAAAATACTTTGTCGTATTTGGTATGCGATACGCCCTTTTGTAATTGGAAGAGAAGTGACAATACCTCGTATTTGGTCGACATGA
- the guaA gene encoding glutamine-hydrolyzing GMP synthase: MVILNNRINHNIKCSDHRILVVDFGSQYTQLLLRRIRELGVYSEFFSWDVSESQIYSFNPSGIILSGGPHSVIDLNFPSIPEFVFQLGIPIFGICYGMQIMSQQLGGKVQHLTTQREFGCTKITLITESILTNDIYDYVDDITGHSVLDVWMSHGDIVTTVPPNFTVIGINKYQQVAVMANEDQRLYGVQFHPEVTHTKKGKNILERFIMCICSCKSSWKITNIIDNIIMDIRVKVGNDKVVLGFSGGIDSFVTALLLQRAIGNQFICIFIDNGLLLHREFDRIKNFCDKNYNLDIIYVSKEQLFLDALIGVIDPEEKRKIIGRIFTEVFEEQIRNLVPIQWLVQGTIYSDVIESGMSLSSFKNVIKSHHNVGCFSGIMNVKLLEPIRNLFKDEVRSIGLELGLPHSIVYRYPFPGPGLAIRILGEVKREYCDILRKVDFIFIEELKRDNLYYKISQAFAVFLPIHSVGVQGDQRKYESVVSLRAVETTDFMTARWVYLSYGFLNKVSNRIVNEVEGISRVVYDVSSKPPATIEWE; encoded by the coding sequence ATGGTTATTTTGAATAATAGAATAAACCATAATATAAAATGTAGTGATCATCGTATTTTAGTGGTAGATTTTGGATCTCAGTATACTCAATTATTGTTACGAAGAATCCGTGAGTTGGGTGTGTATTCTGAATTTTTTTCCTGGGATGTTAGTGAATCGCAAATATATTCATTTAATCCTAGTGGTATTATTCTTTCGGGAGGTCCTCATAGCGTTATTGATCTTAATTTTCCATCTATTCCTGAATTTGTATTTCAATTGGGTATACCTATATTTGGAATTTGTTACGGTATGCAGATTATGTCGCAGCAGTTGGGTGGGAAGGTGCAACATTTAACAACTCAGCGCGAGTTTGGTTGTACTAAAATAACCCTTATTACTGAAAGTATTCTTACAAATGACATATATGATTATGTTGATGATATTACAGGTCACTCGGTATTGGATGTATGGATGAGTCATGGAGATATAGTGACCACTGTTCCCCCAAATTTTACTGTTATTGGTATTAATAAATATCAGCAAGTTGCTGTTATGGCTAATGAGGATCAGCGTTTATATGGTGTGCAATTTCATCCGGAAGTAACTCATACTAAAAAAGGTAAAAATATCTTAGAACGTTTTATTATGTGTATTTGTTCATGTAAATCTTCATGGAAGATAACTAATATTATTGATAATATTATTATGGATATTCGTGTGAAGGTGGGTAATGATAAAGTAGTACTTGGATTTTCAGGTGGAATTGATTCTTTTGTTACAGCTTTGTTGTTGCAACGTGCAATAGGTAATCAGTTCATTTGTATTTTTATTGATAATGGGTTATTATTACATCGTGAATTTGATCGAATTAAGAATTTTTGTGATAAAAATTATAATTTAGATATTATTTATGTATCAAAAGAACAGCTATTTTTAGATGCTTTAATTGGAGTTATTGACCCAGAGGAAAAAAGAAAAATAATTGGCAGGATTTTTACAGAAGTTTTTGAAGAACAAATTCGTAATTTAGTGCCTATACAATGGTTAGTTCAAGGTACTATATATTCGGATGTTATTGAATCTGGTATGTCTTTATCTTCTTTCAAAAATGTGATTAAGTCGCATCATAATGTAGGTTGTTTTTCAGGAATTATGAATGTTAAGTTACTAGAACCCATAAGAAATTTATTTAAAGATGAGGTTCGTAGTATTGGGTTAGAATTGGGGTTACCTCATAGTATAGTGTATCGCTATCCGTTTCCAGGCCCTGGTTTGGCTATTAGAATCTTAGGGGAAGTAAAAAGAGAATATTGCGATATCTTACGTAAGGTAGATTTTATTTTTATTGAGGAACTTAAGCGTGATAATTTATATTATAAGATTAGTCAGGCTTTTGCAGTTTTTTTACCGATACATTCAGTGGGGGTACAAGGGGACCAGCGTAAGTATGAATCGGTAGTTTCTTTACGTGCAGTAGAGACCACCGATTTTATGACGGCACGTTGGGTTTATTTATCTTATGGTTTTTTAAATAAAGTGTCTAATCGTATTGTTAATGAGGTTGAGGGGATATCTCGTGTAGTATATGATGTTTCTTCTAAACCTCCGGCTACTATTGAATGGGAATAA
- the guaB gene encoding IMP dehydrogenase: protein MFSFEKEALTFDDVLIVPSYSKVLPAEAVLDSLVTNSISLNIPIVSSAMDTVTESGLAIALAQEGGVGFIHKNMSLEQQISEVHRVKRYESGIVANPQCVAPDTTLLRVKELTSRNGFAGYPVVVGTNELVGIITSRDVRFVSDLSSCVSSVMTPKERLVTVLEKENRKIVLRKMHDKRVEKILLIDSLFHLKGMITAKDFEKAERKPYACKDDYGRLRVGAAVGVGSDCIERVAGLVNAGLDVLLVDSSHGHSDGVLKCIETVCKLYPNLPVVGGNVVTKDGALALVKSGVSAVKVGVGPGSICTTRIVTGVGIPQITAISNVAEALKDTDIPIIADGGIRFSGDIAKAIAAGAHCVMIGSLLAGTEESPGDIEFYQGRSFKTYRGMGSLGAMHKGSADRYFQQQDNAVAACKLVPEGIEGRVPYKGKLETIVHQLMGGLRSCMGLTGCMTIHDLRTQAKFVRVSPSGMQESHVHDVIITKESPNYRLT from the coding sequence ATATTTTCTTTTGAAAAAGAAGCCTTGACTTTTGATGATGTGCTCATTGTGCCGTCTTATTCTAAGGTACTTCCTGCAGAGGCTGTTCTGGATAGTTTAGTAACTAATTCTATTTCCTTAAATATTCCTATTGTGTCTTCGGCTATGGATACAGTGACAGAATCAGGTTTAGCTATTGCTTTAGCGCAAGAAGGTGGTGTAGGTTTTATTCATAAAAATATGTCTTTGGAGCAGCAAATTAGTGAAGTACATCGTGTTAAGCGTTATGAAAGCGGAATAGTAGCTAATCCGCAATGTGTTGCTCCTGATACAACTTTGTTACGAGTGAAAGAATTAACTTCTCGTAATGGGTTTGCCGGTTATCCTGTTGTGGTAGGTACGAATGAACTGGTAGGGATAATTACAAGTCGTGATGTTAGGTTTGTAAGTGATTTATCAAGTTGTGTTTCTTCTGTTATGACTCCTAAGGAGCGTTTAGTTACAGTATTAGAAAAAGAAAACCGGAAAATAGTTTTAAGAAAAATGCATGATAAGAGAGTAGAAAAGATTTTATTAATTGATTCTTTGTTTCATCTTAAAGGTATGATTACTGCGAAAGATTTTGAAAAAGCGGAACGAAAGCCATATGCATGTAAGGACGATTATGGACGATTACGTGTTGGTGCTGCTGTTGGAGTGGGGAGTGACTGCATAGAACGTGTTGCAGGGCTAGTTAATGCTGGTTTAGATGTATTGTTAGTTGATTCTTCACATGGACATTCAGATGGGGTTTTAAAATGTATAGAGACGGTTTGTAAATTATATCCTAATTTACCTGTTGTGGGGGGTAATGTTGTTACTAAAGATGGTGCTTTGGCATTAGTAAAATCTGGTGTTAGTGCTGTGAAAGTTGGTGTTGGACCTGGTTCTATTTGCACAACTCGTATTGTTACTGGTGTAGGAATTCCTCAAATTACAGCTATTTCTAATGTAGCAGAAGCGTTAAAAGATACAGATATTCCAATTATTGCAGATGGAGGTATTAGATTTTCTGGAGATATTGCTAAAGCAATAGCTGCAGGTGCGCATTGCGTCATGATTGGTTCGTTACTGGCAGGAACAGAAGAATCGCCAGGAGATATAGAATTTTATCAGGGTAGATCTTTTAAAACTTACCGTGGAATGGGTTCTTTAGGAGCTATGCATAAGGGCTCTGCTGATCGTTATTTTCAACAACAGGATAACGCTGTTGCTGCTTGTAAATTGGTGCCGGAAGGTATAGAAGGGCGTGTTCCTTATAAAGGTAAATTAGAAACTATTGTACATCAATTGATGGGGGGATTACGATCTTGTATGGGTTTGACAGGTTGTATGACTATTCATGATTTAAGAACACAGGCTAAATTTGTTCGTGTGAGTCCTTCTGGTATGCAGGAAAGTCATGTACATGATGTAATTATAACGAAAGAATCTCCTAATTATCGTTTAACATGA
- the mqo gene encoding malate dehydrogenase (quinone), producing MSNIVVVDNKQHHLVKIESSVDVVLVGAGIMSATFAMFLTILEPTWKIHMYERLNEAARESSNVWNNAGTGHAAFCELNYTQYNYKDSSVDISKAVAVNEAFEMSRQFWAYLVETKVLNNPSSFINNVPHMSFVWGEENVSFLKKRFKALQNSILFSGMVYSEDFQQIHKWVPLIINGRNVSQKIAVTRMEMGTDINFGALTQQLLSELKKSLNFKLYLQHDVYRIRHNFDKTWDVHIIDRQYSQKKCIRSNYVFIGAGGKSISLLQNSGVPEVKGYAGFPVGGQFLVTKNKRIVEQHLAKVYGKAPVNTPPMSVPHIDTRILNGNKVLLFGPFATFSSKFLKYGSWLDLFYSLNRYNLLPIFQVGIDNFGLLRYLIGQLIMSDMQRIDALREYYPTVNPSDWTLVKAGQRVQIIKRNNEKRGVLQFGTEVVSSNDGTLSALLGASPGASTVVSIILELLSTMFNKKIDSDSWKNKIIDMIPSYTSKLDGNVILLNKIRRYTCNVLELNYMEAKNNTNMGCC from the coding sequence ATGAGTAATATTGTAGTTGTGGATAATAAACAACATCATTTGGTTAAAATTGAATCTTCCGTGGATGTAGTTTTAGTTGGCGCTGGTATTATGAGCGCTACATTTGCTATGTTTTTGACAATTCTTGAACCAACTTGGAAAATTCATATGTATGAACGTCTTAATGAGGCAGCACGAGAAAGTTCTAATGTATGGAATAATGCTGGGACTGGGCATGCGGCGTTTTGTGAGCTTAATTATACACAGTATAATTATAAGGATTCCTCTGTCGACATTTCAAAAGCTGTTGCTGTTAATGAAGCTTTTGAAATGTCGCGTCAGTTTTGGGCATATTTAGTAGAAACAAAGGTTCTTAATAATCCAAGTTCTTTTATTAATAATGTGCCACATATGAGTTTTGTTTGGGGAGAAGAAAACGTTTCTTTTTTAAAAAAACGTTTTAAAGCATTGCAAAATAGTATTTTGTTTAGTGGTATGGTTTATTCCGAGGATTTTCAGCAAATTCATAAGTGGGTTCCTCTTATTATTAATGGACGTAATGTATCTCAAAAAATAGCGGTAACTCGTATGGAAATGGGTACAGATATTAATTTTGGAGCGCTTACTCAGCAGTTATTGAGTGAGTTGAAAAAAAGTTTAAATTTTAAATTATATTTACAACACGATGTTTATCGTATAAGACATAATTTTGATAAAACTTGGGATGTACATATAATTGATCGACAGTATAGTCAAAAAAAGTGTATTCGTTCAAATTATGTGTTTATAGGGGCTGGGGGCAAGTCAATTAGTCTTTTGCAAAATTCTGGCGTGCCGGAAGTTAAGGGGTATGCTGGATTTCCAGTGGGTGGTCAATTTTTAGTTACAAAAAATAAGAGAATAGTTGAACAACATTTAGCGAAGGTATATGGAAAAGCACCTGTTAATACTCCTCCAATGTCGGTACCTCATATAGATACCAGGATATTGAATGGTAATAAGGTTTTATTATTTGGACCGTTTGCTACTTTTAGTAGTAAATTTTTGAAATATGGGTCATGGTTAGATTTGTTTTATTCTTTAAATAGGTATAATTTGCTTCCAATATTTCAGGTTGGGATAGATAATTTTGGTTTGTTGAGATATTTAATTGGTCAATTAATTATGTCGGATATGCAACGTATTGATGCGCTTAGAGAATATTATCCGACAGTTAATCCATCAGATTGGACCTTAGTTAAAGCAGGACAACGTGTTCAAATTATTAAAAGGAATAATGAAAAAAGAGGTGTGTTGCAATTTGGAACAGAGGTGGTTAGTTCTAATGATGGAACTTTGTCAGCACTTCTTGGTGCATCTCCGGGAGCATCTACTGTAGTTTCGATAATATTAGAACTTCTAAGTACGATGTTTAATAAAAAAATTGATAGTGATTCTTGGAAAAATAAAATTATAGATATGATACCATCATATACTAGCAAATTAGATGGTAATGTTATTTTGTTAAATAAAATTAGACGGTATACTTGTAATGTTTTGGAATTAAATTATATGGAGGCGAAAAATAACACAAATATGGGGTGTTGTTAG
- the der gene encoding ribosome biogenesis GTPase Der → MFPIITLIGQKNVGKSTLFNRLTHTHDALISNYPGLTRDRQYGYFQCKQFKSILIDTGGVDGLHYNIKTENIQNYITHQTISAIKEADIVLFLMDRQSIGTSVNYDIINFLKKLKKPIFIVINKIDDIPYHTNNIVWDYYSFDIKNIIFISAIHGNGINNLLKNISLLISKNYKNNTPKTNLNETIHTNCVNSSSYDNKKNNLTSTTLAVIGRPNSGKSTFINYILGKNRMITCNTPGTTRNCIHIPIIYNKQKYTLIDTAGVRKRKKIDNVAEKISISKTHQIIKTAHILLFMGDVDLGISDQDLYLLRFIVNNGKALIIIFNKWDKISPDLRQKTKKNLCEKINFINFAKIHFISALHGNGIKKLFQSIKKTHLHSSSFTKTISTTRLINILYEAVSKSPPPLLYGKKIKPKYVHVGKDNPLTLIIHGNHVSKLPNSYKRYLKKYFYHTLDITGILLNIQFKDTVNPFINK, encoded by the coding sequence ATGTTCCCCATTATTACATTAATTGGACAAAAAAATGTAGGAAAATCTACTCTATTTAATAGATTAACACATACACATGATGCTTTAATTTCTAATTATCCAGGATTAACTCGAGACCGACAATATGGTTACTTTCAATGTAAGCAATTTAAATCTATTCTAATAGACACTGGAGGCGTTGACGGATTACATTATAATATAAAAACAGAAAATATTCAAAATTATATAACTCATCAAACAATTTCAGCGATAAAAGAAGCTGATATTGTACTATTCCTTATGGATAGACAATCTATAGGAACATCCGTAAATTACGATATCATCAATTTTTTAAAAAAATTAAAAAAACCTATATTCATTGTTATTAATAAAATTGATGATATTCCATATCATACAAATAATATTGTATGGGATTACTATTCTTTCGACATAAAAAATATTATCTTTATTTCTGCAATTCACGGAAACGGAATTAATAATTTATTAAAAAATATATCTCTACTAATTTCAAAAAACTATAAAAATAATACACCTAAAACTAATTTAAATGAAACTATCCATACAAACTGCGTAAATTCATCATCATATGACAATAAAAAAAATAATCTTACTAGCACCACATTAGCTGTTATAGGACGACCTAATTCCGGAAAATCTACTTTTATTAATTATATTTTAGGAAAAAACCGCATGATTACCTGTAATACACCAGGAACTACTCGAAATTGCATTCATATACCCATTATATACAATAAACAAAAATATACACTAATTGACACAGCAGGAGTACGAAAAAGAAAAAAAATAGACAACGTAGCAGAAAAAATTTCTATTTCTAAAACACACCAAATTATCAAAACTGCACACATCTTATTATTTATGGGCGACGTAGATCTGGGGATATCTGATCAAGATTTATACTTATTGCGATTTATTGTAAATAATGGTAAAGCATTAATAATTATTTTTAATAAATGGGATAAAATATCCCCAGATCTACGTCAGAAAACCAAAAAAAACCTATGCGAAAAAATAAATTTTATTAATTTTGCCAAAATACACTTTATTTCAGCATTGCACGGAAACGGTATTAAAAAATTATTTCAATCAATTAAAAAAACACATCTACATTCATCATCTTTTACAAAAACTATTAGTACAACACGTTTAATTAATATTCTATATGAAGCTGTTTCTAAATCTCCTCCCCCACTTCTATATGGCAAAAAAATCAAACCCAAATATGTGCACGTTGGCAAAGACAACCCATTAACTTTAATAATTCATGGAAATCACGTTAGTAAATTGCCTAATAGCTACAAAAGATATTTAAAAAAATACTTCTATCACACATTAGATATTACAGGTATTTTATTGAACATACAATTTAAAGATACTGTTAATCCATTTATCAACAAATAA
- the hisS gene encoding histidine--tRNA ligase codes for MIKYNTKIQSIRGMHDCLPQDITIWQHVENTFTTILNSYGYKEIRFPIVEDTNLFKRSIGAMTDVIEKEMYSFNDRNNKSLTLRPEGTSGCVRAGIKHGLFYKQEQRLWYLGPMFRYERPQKGRYRQFHQFSAEAFGQIGPDIDVELILITARCWKQLGISHHLSLELNSIGSLSSRSNYRKKLITFLEKHSKNLDHNSLRRLYSNPMRILDTKNSNTKELLLHAPVLSDYLDNDSHAHFSELCQLLDLLEIPYTINPYLVRGLDYYNKTVFEWVTDSLGVRKTICAGGRYDALVQELGGDSVPAVGFSIGLERVILLIREINNNDFLNKNNTHSDIDVYLISLGNNAKKYSILLSEHIHSILPSIRLMLHHGKNNIKKQLHAANKHNTRTILIINEKNYLTKTVILKNLQLGTQETLQHDKVIEKLKNILFINQT; via the coding sequence ATGATTAAATATAATACAAAGATCCAATCTATTCGTGGCATGCATGATTGTTTGCCACAAGACATAACTATATGGCAACACGTAGAAAATACATTTACAACCATACTAAATAGTTATGGATATAAGGAAATCAGATTTCCTATTGTTGAGGATACAAACTTATTCAAACGCTCAATTGGAGCAATGACAGATGTAATAGAAAAAGAAATGTATAGTTTTAATGATCGTAATAATAAGAGCTTAACATTGCGCCCAGAAGGAACATCTGGATGCGTTCGAGCAGGTATCAAGCACGGACTTTTTTATAAACAAGAACAACGTCTATGGTATCTTGGTCCAATGTTTCGTTATGAACGTCCTCAAAAAGGACGTTATAGACAATTTCATCAATTTAGTGCCGAAGCTTTTGGACAAATAGGACCCGACATAGATGTTGAATTAATTTTAATTACTGCTCGTTGCTGGAAACAATTAGGAATTAGCCATCATTTATCGTTAGAATTAAATTCAATTGGTTCATTATCATCTAGATCAAATTATCGAAAAAAATTAATAACCTTTTTAGAAAAACACTCAAAAAATTTAGATCATAATTCGCTACGTCGTTTATATTCTAATCCCATGCGAATATTAGATACAAAAAATAGTAACACCAAAGAATTATTACTTCATGCACCCGTATTAAGTGATTATTTAGATAATGATTCGCATGCTCATTTTTCTGAATTGTGCCAATTATTAGATCTATTAGAAATACCATATACAATTAATCCATATTTGGTACGCGGCTTAGATTACTATAATAAAACAGTTTTTGAATGGGTCACCGATAGCTTAGGGGTAAGAAAAACTATCTGTGCTGGTGGCCGTTATGATGCATTAGTTCAGGAATTAGGAGGAGATTCAGTCCCTGCTGTAGGATTTTCCATAGGATTAGAACGTGTAATTTTGTTGATACGAGAAATTAATAATAATGATTTTTTAAATAAAAATAACACACACAGTGATATTGACGTGTATTTAATTAGCTTAGGAAATAATGCTAAAAAATATTCAATATTACTATCTGAACATATTCACTCAATATTGCCATCTATACGATTAATGTTACACCATGGAAAAAATAATATAAAAAAACAACTTCATGCCGCTAACAAACATAACACACGAACCATATTAATCATAAATGAAAAAAATTATCTTACAAAAACAGTTATACTAAAAAATTTGCAATTAGGCACTCAAGAAACATTACAACACGATAAAGTTATTGAAAAATTAAAAAATATACTATTTATAAATCAAACTTAA